From one Coffea eugenioides isolate CCC68of chromosome 11, Ceug_1.0, whole genome shotgun sequence genomic stretch:
- the LOC113751154 gene encoding acyl-CoA-binding domain-containing protein 6-like, with product MMEEKRGGEMSAEEREKSSRNLREWHGVEKPEICHQKLVDNFKRAAACAGFNESTTSLPPSNYPQDAMIMLYGLYKQATEETEFDDIPLPKSSDELEQNLYRIRIGMLCMPPTLAMMDFVATVEGVDPEYRARASSFSRESLEQYELNEQLREKEQRILELERKLEDKERELHAIRLDNEAGWAKEDLLREQSKELQTYRRE from the exons ATGATGGAGGAAAAGCGGGGTGGAGAAATGAGTGCCGAGGAAAGGGAGAAATCCAGTCGCAACCTTAGAGAGTGGCACGGGGTTGAAAAGCCGGAAATTTGTCACCAGAAGCTGGTAGATAATTTTAAGAGAGCTGCAGCCTGCGCTGGGTTCAATGAATCGACGACTTCTCTTCCTCCTTCAAATTACCCTCAGGACGCAATGATAATGCTCTACGGCCTATATAAACAG GCAACCGAGGAAACCGAGTTTGATGATATTCCCTTGCCTAAATCATCGGATGAATTGGAGCAAAACCTATACCGGAT CCGGATTGGCATGCTATGCATGCCACCTACACTTGCGATGATGGACTTTGTGGCAACTGTGGAG GGAGTAGACCCAGAATATCGAGCCAGGGCGTCAAGTTTTAGCAGGGAATCGCTTGAACAATATGAGTTGAAT GAGCAACTGCGAGAGAAGGAACAAAGGATACTCGAGTTGGAGAGAAAGCTGGAAGACAAAGAAAGGGAGCTGCACGCTATCAGACTAGACAATGAAGCG GGATGGGCTAAAGAGGATCTTCTTAGAGAGCAGAGCAAAGAGCTACAAACGTACAG GAGGGAGTGA
- the LOC113751987 gene encoding uncharacterized protein LOC113751987, producing the protein MHYGDLFNVRIETIFEEQDQESTASCHHITISDLEEEEEDADDAPAEFEQGVENTVDALKEINLGTSDDPRPIYISSCMTPEEEKEYVDLLLEFKDVFAWNYSEMPGLDPRVVVHNLSVKRGTKPVKQTQRRFRPELIPLIENEINRLIEAGFIREVKYPTWISSIVPVRKKNGQIRICVDFRDLNEACPKDDFPLPITELTVDATTGHEALSFLDGSSGYNQIRMAPEHEELTAFRTPKGIYCYKVMPFGLKNAGATYQRAMQRIFYDMLHKNVECYVDDLVVKSKKREDHIQDLRKVFQRLRRYQLKMNPLKCAFGVTSGKFLGFIVHRRGIEVDRSKIDAIVSMPEPRNIHELKSLQGKLAYIRRFISNLAGRCQPFSRLMKKGVPFEWDESCRNAFTSIKMYLMSPPVLAAPIPGKPLVLYISAQERSVGALLAQENDKGKENALYYLSRMMTPNELNYSPIEKLCLALVFVIQKLKHYFQAHTIRLISKSNPIKYVMAKPVLSDRLARWYLQFQQFEIIYVPAKAVKGQILADFLADHPIPAEWELTDELPDEEVFMVESPWSMYFDGAAHRDGAGAGVVFYTPEADILPYSFTLTRRCSNNVAEYQALILGLETAVDMKQLHLRVYGDSKLVVNQLLGIYDVKKPELIPYYKYAKQLMGYLDSVTIEHIPRNFNQQADSLARVASMITLPSHQNQISICQNWVIPPMFDEEDDGEGENTYHIFVHEVEKEDWRHPIIDYLNHGKLPEDSKKRVDIRRRAPRFIHYKGTLYRRSFDGVFLRCLGEDEATQAMEEAHSGICGAHQSGPKLHFRIKRMGYYWPTMVKDCIDFARRCQACQFHGNFIHQPPEPLHPTVASWPFDAWGLDIVGPLPKSSGGHIFILAATDYFSKWAEAVPLREVKKENVVDFIRLHIIYRYGVPRYIITDNGKPFCNVAMNKLCEKFHFKQYNSPKYYAAANGLAEAFNKTLCNLLKKIVDKSRRDWHLRIGEALWAYRTTFRTPTQATPYALVYGVEAVLPLECQIPSLRIAIQEGLSEEDNVRLRLEELEALDEKRLEALQRIECYQAHLSKAFNKRVRPRSFQIGELVLAVRRPIILIHGGQRKFTPKWDGPYVVREVYTNGSYKLVAEDGLRVGPINGKYLKRYYA; encoded by the coding sequence ATGCACTATGGagacttattcaatgtaagaatTGAAACTATTTTTGAAGAACAGGATCAAGAAAGTACGGCTTCCTGTCATCATATCACGATCAGTGAtcttgaagaagaagaagaagatgcagatGACGCTCCCGCTGAATTTGAACAGGGAGTAGAAAATACAGTCGATGCGCTAAAAGAGATTAATCTTGGCACAAGCGACGACCCTCGCCCAATTTACATAAGTTCCTGTATGACCCCTGAAGAAGAGAAAGAGTATGTTGATTTGCTGCTCGAGTTCAAAGATGTCTTTGCTTGGAATTACTCAGAAATGCCTGGCTTAGATCCAAGAGTCGTTGTTCATAACTTATCGGTCAAGCGAGGAAcaaaacctgtcaagcaaaCTCAGAGACGTTTTCGACCCGAATTGATTCCTTtgatagaaaatgagataaataGACTGATTGAAGCTGGGTTCATCCGAGAAGTGAAATATCCAACATGGATTTCGAGCATTGTCCCTGTGAGGAAGAAGAATGGACAAATCCgaatttgtgttgattttcgAGACTTAAATGAGGCTTGCCCCAAAGATGATTTTCCACTCCCCATCACAGAATTGACGGTAGATGCTACGACCGGGCACGAAGCACTATCTTTTCTCGACGGATCATCTGGCTACAATCAAATACGTATGGCGCCTGAGCATGAGGAGCTCACTGCCTTCCGCACCCCCAAGGGAATTTATTGCTATAAAGTGATGCcgtttggcttgaaaaatgcTGGAGCGACATATCAAAGGGCAATGCAAAGAATTTTTTATGATATGCTCCATAAAAATGTGGAGTGCTACGTCGATGATCttgtggtgaaatcaaagaagcggGAAGACCATATTCAAGACCTTCGAAAAGTTTTTCAACGCCTTCGGAGATACCAACTGAAGATGAATCCTTTGAAGTGTGCATTCGGAGTTACTTCTGGCAAGTTTCTCGGCTTCATCGTTCATCGACGGGGTATAGAGGTCGATCGATCTAAAATCGATGCCATTGTGAGCATGCCTGAACCGAGaaatattcatgaattgaaAAGCCTTCAAGGAAAGTTGGCATATATCCGGaggtttatctctaatttggccGGACGATGCCAACCCTTCAGTCGACTGATGAAGAAAGGGGTGCCCTTCGAGTGGGATGAATCGTGTAGGAATGCCTTTACAAGCATCAAAATGTATCTCATGAGTCCTCCAGTTTTGGCTGCACCCATCCCAGGAAAACCATTGGTTCTTTATATTTCCGCTCAAGAACGGTCGGTTGGGGCcttacttgctcaagaaaatgATAAAGGTAAGGAGAATGCGCTGTATTACTTGAGTCGGATGATGACACCTAATGAGTTGAATTACTCTCCCATCGAGAAGTTGTGTTTGGCACTTGTATTTGTCATTCAGAAgttaaaacattattttcaagCACACACTATTCGGCTCATATCTAAGTCTAATCCCATTAAATACGTCATGGCAAAACCTGTATTGTCTGATCGACTCGCGAGATGGTACCTCCAGTTTCAACAATTCGAGATTATTTACGTACCTGCGAAGGCAGTCAAAGGACAAATATTGGCAGACTTTTTAGCCGATCATCCCATACCTGCCGAGTGGGAGTTGACTGATGAGCTCCCCGatgaagaagtgtttatggTCGAATCGCCATGGTCGATGTATTTCGATGGAGCTGCTCACCGTGATGGAGCTGGCGCGGGAGTTGTCTTTTATACTCCTGAAGCAGATATATTACCATACTCGTTCACTTTAACACGCCGGTGTTCAAACAATGTGGCTGAATATCAGGCGTTAATTCTCGGTCTTGAAACGGCTGTAGACATGAAGCAGTTGCATCTTAGAGTCTAtggtgattcaaaattggtggtAAATCAGCTTCTTGGTATTTATGATGTCAAAAAACCTGAATTGATCCCATATTATAAGTATGCAAAACAACTCATGGGATATTTAGATAGTGTCACTATAGAACATATCCCTagaaatttcaaccaacaaGCTGACTCTCTGGCAAGGGTGGCGTCCATGATCACCCTACCTTcccatcaaaatcaaatttcaaTATGTCAAAACTGGGTCATACCTCCGATGTTTGATGAAGAGGATGATGGTGAGGGAGAGAAtacttatcatatttttgtccatgagGTTGAAAAGGAGGATTGGCGTCACCCCATCATTGATTACCTTAATCATGGGAAGTTACCAGAAGATTCTaagaaaagggttgatataCGCCGTCGAGCACCACGTTTTATTCACTACAAAGGGACGCTTTACCGAAGGTCATTCGATGGGGTGTTTCTACGATGTCTTGGAGAAGACGAGGCCACGCAAGCAATGGAGGAGGCTCATTCTGGGATATGCGGTGCTCACCAGTCTGGCCCGAAATTACACTTTCGCATTAAGAGAATGGGATATTATTGGCCAACAATGGTGAAGGATTGCATTGACTTTGCTAGAAGATGTCAAGCATGTCAATTCCATGGCAATTTCATCCatcaacctcctgaaccattgCACCCAACTGTGGCTTCTTGGCCGTTTGATGCTTGGGGTTTGGATATAGTTGGACCACTTCCAAAGTCTTCTGGCGGACACATTTTCATTTTGGCGGCGACAGATTACTTTTCAAAGTGGGCTGAAGCAGTTCCTCTAAGAGAGGTCAAAAAGGAGAATGTAGTGGATTTCATTCGCTTGCACATCATTTATCGGTATGGAGTCCCGCGGTACATCATCACCGATAATGGTAAGCCTTTTTGCAATGTAGCAATGAACAAACTTtgcgaaaagtttcatttcaaacaatacaattcGCCCAAGTACTACGCTGCTGCAAATGGACTCGCTGAAGCATTCAACAAGACCTTATGTaatctgttgaagaaaatcgtggATAAATCGAGAAGAGATTGGCATCTTCGAATTGGAGAAGCACTTTGGGCATACCGAACTACTTTTCGAACTCCCACGCAAGCGACCCCATATGCGCTTGTTTACGGCGTTGAAGCTGTTCTTCCACTTGAGTGTCAAATACCTTCGCTAAGAATTGCGATTCAAGAAGGGCTCAGTGAAGAAGATAATGTTCGTCTTCGTCTTGAGGAGTTAGAAGCACTTgacgaaaagagattggaagCTCTGCAACGGATCGAGTGCTATCAGGCTCACCTTTCAAAAGCATTTAATAAGCGCGTCCGACCTCGCTCTTTCCAAATTGGAGAGTTAGTACTCGCTGTTCGGAGACCGATCATTCTCATTCATGGCGGCCAAAGAAAGTTTACTCCTAAGTGGGATGGTCCATATGTCGTTCGAGAGGTATATACAAATGGTTCATACAAGTTGGTTGCTGAAGATGGATTAAGGGTTGGCCCCATCAATGGCAAGTACCTAAAAAGGTACTATGCGTAA